One genomic region from Streptomyces sp. NBC_00582 encodes:
- a CDS encoding alpha/beta fold hydrolase: MAAAGLVSGVAVASLAVTNDLAVASPAAHRAKPTVVLLHGAFADSSSWNSEVAYLRRHRYPVYAIDTPLRGLAFDSAYVEAQLNTIKGPVVLVGHSYSGEVISQVAAETPKVRALVYVAALIPRAGESANSLIGQFPGSQLTPQNLRTVPLPGGDTDVYIKTERYGTVYGNGLSKSAIDVASVTQEPIAFSAFSDKATVNPPARTPKWAVVATEDHAVPPAAQEFEADRVGAHLIHTRSGHDVPSISPEAVNRAIVAAADSVH, encoded by the coding sequence TTGGCAGCTGCCGGACTCGTGAGCGGCGTGGCCGTAGCTTCGCTGGCTGTCACGAACGATCTCGCCGTCGCCTCGCCGGCGGCACACCGCGCGAAGCCGACGGTGGTCCTGCTCCACGGGGCGTTCGCCGACTCCTCCAGCTGGAACAGCGAGGTCGCCTACCTGCGACGGCACCGCTACCCGGTCTACGCGATCGACACACCCCTGCGCGGCCTGGCCTTCGACAGCGCCTATGTCGAGGCACAGCTCAATACCATCAAGGGGCCCGTGGTACTGGTCGGCCACTCCTACTCGGGAGAGGTCATCAGCCAGGTCGCCGCCGAGACACCCAAGGTCAGGGCCCTCGTCTACGTGGCGGCTCTCATCCCCAGGGCGGGAGAATCCGCCAACTCCCTGATCGGACAGTTCCCCGGCTCACAGCTCACCCCGCAGAACCTGCGCACCGTTCCGCTGCCCGGCGGTGACACCGACGTCTACATCAAGACCGAGAGGTATGGGACCGTGTACGGCAACGGACTGTCGAAATCGGCCATCGACGTCGCCTCGGTGACCCAGGAGCCGATCGCCTTCTCGGCCTTCAGCGACAAAGCAACGGTGAACCCGCCGGCCAGGACACCGAAGTGGGCCGTCGTCGCGACCGAGGACCACGCCGTGCCGCCAGCCGCCCAGGAGTTCGAAGCCGACCGAGTGGGAGCCCACCTCATCCACACGCGCTCGGGCCATGACGTTCCTTCGATCAGTCCGGAAGCTGTCAACCGGGCCATCGTCGCCGCAGCCGACTCCGTGCACTGA
- a CDS encoding Lrp/AsnC family transcriptional regulator: MDAIDQAIIRYVLHDARATYAQIGKAAGLSAPAAKRRLDRLVATGAIRGFTALVDPQALAWHTEAFVEVYCAGNPAPAELRQALEAIPEVVEACTVSGAADAVVHILARDIPHLEQAIQRMRATPPVERTESAIVLSRLLNRPRV, translated from the coding sequence ATGGACGCCATCGATCAAGCGATCATCCGGTACGTGCTGCACGACGCACGGGCCACATACGCCCAGATCGGCAAGGCGGCCGGGCTGTCCGCGCCCGCCGCCAAGCGGCGTCTCGACCGCCTCGTGGCTACCGGAGCGATCCGCGGTTTCACCGCTCTCGTCGATCCTCAGGCGTTGGCCTGGCACACCGAGGCTTTCGTCGAGGTCTACTGCGCCGGCAATCCCGCCCCCGCCGAACTGCGCCAAGCCCTGGAGGCCATCCCCGAGGTCGTCGAAGCCTGCACCGTCTCGGGGGCCGCCGACGCAGTCGTCCACATCCTCGCCAGAGACATCCCCCACCTGGAACAGGCCATCCAACGCATGCGCGCCACCCCTCCTGTGGAACGGACCGAGAGCGCTATCGTGCTCTCCCGGCTGTTGAACCGGCCTCGCGTGTGA
- a CDS encoding ArgE/DapE family deacylase encodes MTASLSDVEASALAAVDEAGIARLLLELLAVPSVTGSAAESEVQHVLARHLKRMDLDVDLWSMNLPKLRDHPGFPGSEAPRTEAWGLVGGTVPRGDGPTLILQGHVDVVPSGDLARWEGDPFHPRVAGDVVHARGACDMKAGVVAILAALAAIREAGARLRGQVSAHFVVSEEDGGLGAFGTLQRGHTGDACIITEPTSGAVMTANAGALTFRIQVPGRATHGSTRYVGVSAIDAYLPIHRALAHLEARRNVGADPLMSEYPIPYPLSIGTVHSGDWASSVPDLLVAEGRLGVRLGEDPAQARTELEACVAEACAADPWLRSHPATVTWPGGQFASGRLPTGHPLVAQVADAHADVTGGPRPSERGAPYGSDLRLYSGAGIPTLQYGPGDVRLAHGPQEQVRVSDIVTVTRALVLATLRTVGTK; translated from the coding sequence ATGACAGCAAGCCTGAGCGATGTGGAAGCCTCGGCGCTGGCCGCGGTGGACGAGGCGGGCATCGCCCGGCTGCTGCTGGAACTTCTCGCCGTTCCGAGCGTGACGGGGAGCGCCGCGGAGTCCGAGGTTCAGCACGTCCTGGCCCGGCATCTGAAGCGGATGGACCTCGATGTCGACCTGTGGTCCATGAACCTGCCCAAGCTACGTGACCATCCCGGTTTTCCCGGCAGCGAGGCCCCGCGCACCGAGGCGTGGGGCCTGGTGGGCGGCACGGTGCCCCGGGGCGACGGGCCGACCCTGATCCTCCAAGGGCACGTCGACGTCGTTCCTTCCGGGGACCTGGCGCGTTGGGAGGGTGACCCCTTCCACCCTCGGGTTGCCGGGGACGTGGTGCACGCACGAGGAGCGTGCGACATGAAGGCGGGGGTGGTGGCGATACTCGCCGCCCTGGCCGCGATACGGGAGGCGGGCGCAAGGTTGCGCGGCCAGGTGTCCGCGCATTTCGTAGTCAGTGAAGAGGACGGGGGACTCGGGGCGTTCGGCACCCTCCAACGCGGCCACACCGGCGACGCCTGCATCATCACCGAACCGACCAGCGGCGCGGTCATGACTGCGAACGCCGGCGCCCTGACCTTTCGCATCCAAGTACCCGGCCGGGCCACCCACGGCAGCACCAGATACGTGGGAGTGAGCGCCATCGACGCATACCTGCCCATCCACCGCGCGCTCGCCCACCTGGAAGCCCGCCGCAACGTCGGCGCCGACCCACTCATGTCCGAATACCCCATCCCCTACCCGCTGTCCATCGGTACCGTTCATTCCGGCGACTGGGCCAGCAGCGTGCCCGACCTGCTGGTGGCCGAGGGAAGACTGGGCGTCCGGCTGGGCGAGGATCCTGCCCAGGCACGCACCGAACTGGAGGCGTGCGTGGCCGAAGCCTGCGCGGCCGACCCCTGGCTGCGCTCCCACCCCGCCACGGTGACGTGGCCCGGCGGACAGTTCGCCAGCGGACGGCTGCCGACCGGGCATCCGCTTGTGGCCCAGGTCGCCGACGCGCACGCCGACGTCACCGGCGGCCCGCGACCCTCTGAGCGAGGCGCCCCCTACGGCAGCGACCTGCGACTGTACTCCGGGGCGGGCATCCCTACGCTGCAGTACGGCCCCGGCGACGTACGCCTCGCACACGGTCCGCAGGAACAGGTCCGCGTGAGCGACATCGTCACCGTCACCCGGGCACTGGTGCTCGCCACACTGCGCACGGTCGGCACCAAGTAG
- a CDS encoding MFS transporter translates to MSTSIDRGAPASKKTDSGLRGSHAVRWWVLAVIGLAQLMVMLDATVVNIALPEAQQDLGFSDGSRQWVITGYALAFGSLLLLGGRLGDLLGRRTLFVIGLAGFGAASVLGGAAGSFEILVAARVAQGLFAALLAPAALSLLSVTFTEPSERAKAFGIFSALGGAGGAVGLLVGGMLTEWASWRWVMYVNVVFAVPALIGALLLLAKPVITQKPRLDIPGIVVVSAALFAVVYGFAHVESTSWTDPVALGSMIVGAVLLAVFVRLETRVAHPLLPLRVVLDRTRGGSFAAVFVIGMGMFSIFLFLTYYFAASLGYSPIKTGLVYLPMVAAVVVSSTTMPVLVLPRVGPKIVITAGFLVAAAGMALLTRIGLDSTYAAHIMPGMILMGLGLGTVMTTAFQGATSGLHHEDSGVASALINTGQQVGGSISTALLTTIASSAATDYLTSHKPSALAAAQAGVEGYTATLAWGSGFFVVGAVIAALLIPNRALEPSEGEPVMAH, encoded by the coding sequence ATGAGTACCAGCATCGACCGCGGGGCGCCCGCCTCCAAAAAGACAGACTCGGGCCTTCGCGGCTCCCATGCCGTGCGCTGGTGGGTGCTGGCCGTCATCGGCCTGGCACAGCTCATGGTCATGCTCGATGCGACCGTCGTGAACATCGCGCTGCCCGAGGCCCAGCAGGACCTCGGCTTCAGCGACGGCAGCCGGCAGTGGGTCATCACGGGGTACGCGCTGGCGTTCGGCAGCCTGCTGCTGCTCGGCGGCCGACTCGGTGACCTGCTGGGCCGGCGTACCCTCTTCGTGATCGGCTTGGCAGGTTTCGGGGCCGCATCCGTTCTCGGCGGCGCGGCCGGCAGCTTCGAGATCCTCGTCGCGGCACGCGTGGCCCAGGGCCTCTTCGCCGCGCTGCTCGCGCCCGCGGCCCTCTCGCTGCTCAGCGTGACCTTCACCGAACCGTCCGAAAGGGCGAAGGCCTTCGGCATCTTCAGTGCGCTGGGCGGTGCGGGCGGCGCGGTCGGGCTGCTGGTCGGCGGCATGCTCACCGAATGGGCGTCGTGGCGGTGGGTGATGTACGTGAACGTCGTCTTCGCGGTCCCCGCCCTGATCGGTGCCTTGCTGCTGCTGGCCAAGCCCGTGATCACCCAGAAGCCCAGACTCGACATCCCGGGCATCGTCGTGGTGAGCGCCGCGCTGTTCGCCGTCGTCTACGGGTTCGCGCACGTCGAGTCCACCAGCTGGACCGACCCGGTCGCCCTCGGCTCCATGATCGTCGGCGCGGTGCTGCTCGCGGTGTTCGTCCGGCTGGAGACCCGGGTCGCGCATCCGCTGCTGCCGCTGCGGGTCGTGCTGGACCGGACCCGCGGTGGTTCGTTCGCGGCGGTGTTCGTCATCGGCATGGGGATGTTCTCGATCTTCCTGTTCCTGACCTACTACTTCGCGGCCAGCCTGGGCTACTCGCCGATCAAGACCGGGCTGGTGTACCTGCCGATGGTCGCGGCCGTCGTCGTTTCGTCGACCACCATGCCGGTGCTGGTGCTGCCCAGGGTCGGCCCGAAGATCGTGATCACCGCCGGCTTCCTGGTCGCCGCAGCCGGTATGGCCCTGCTGACCCGGATCGGGTTGGACAGCACCTACGCCGCCCACATCATGCCCGGCATGATCCTGATGGGTCTCGGCCTCGGCACGGTAATGACCACCGCGTTCCAGGGGGCGACCTCAGGCCTGCACCACGAGGACTCGGGCGTCGCCTCGGCACTGATCAACACCGGTCAGCAGGTGGGCGGCTCGATCAGCACCGCGCTGCTGACCACCATCGCCTCGTCGGCCGCGACCGACTACCTGACTTCGCACAAGCCCAGCGCGCTGGCCGCGGCACAGGCCGGCGTCGAGGGCTACACGGCCACCCTCGCGTGGGGCTCCGGGTTCTTCGTGGTCGGCGCGGTGATCGCGGCGCTCCTGATCCCGAACCGGGCACTGGAGCCGTCCGAGGGGGAGCCCGTGATGGCCCACTGA
- a CDS encoding FAD-dependent monooxygenase, with protein sequence MKDTTMSERNPVDKNTTSRQRALVVGLGISGIASALRLHRAGWDVVVLEKAPERRRGGYFIALFGTGLAAAERLGFADAVPNRFAPEGVSYAVDRTGRRRPGVSYADVFGGSRMVLRGDIEEAAFTALPDEVEIRYSTVPTALDQYLDGVDVEIRDLTTETTTVERFDLVVGADGLRSTVRRLAFEPEQSPIRRLNYMIAVYRLPEPIPGYRPQDGLSMIEAGRSVWVFSFADRPPSVMFSYRTDDVDAEFTRPAIDSLRAAYGPQPTGSTLGWLLDQFEKAPDHLFDSAEQVHLDHWHRGRVVLVGDAAWCLTVYSAMGASTGLAGADLLGTMLERHPHDVPRALQDWEDHLRPFIEHHLGSAVGQRSFFTPGNRAELLLRSVMLRLARLPIAGRLLARTRTNNARMKGLDIAAAAA encoded by the coding sequence ATGAAGGACACGACAATGTCGGAGCGCAATCCCGTGGACAAGAACACGACATCGCGACAGCGGGCCCTGGTGGTCGGCCTCGGGATCAGCGGGATCGCCTCCGCACTGCGACTGCATCGCGCGGGCTGGGACGTGGTGGTGCTGGAGAAGGCCCCCGAGCGGCGCCGCGGCGGCTACTTCATCGCCCTGTTCGGGACCGGGCTCGCCGCCGCCGAACGGCTGGGCTTCGCCGATGCGGTGCCGAATCGCTTCGCTCCGGAAGGCGTGAGCTACGCCGTCGACCGAACGGGCCGGCGCCGCCCCGGTGTGAGCTACGCCGATGTGTTCGGCGGGTCTCGCATGGTACTGCGGGGCGACATCGAAGAAGCGGCCTTCACCGCCCTGCCCGACGAGGTCGAGATCCGGTACTCGACCGTGCCGACCGCGCTGGACCAGTACCTCGACGGGGTGGACGTCGAGATCCGCGACCTGACGACGGAGACGACGACTGTCGAGCGGTTCGACCTGGTGGTCGGGGCAGACGGACTGCGCTCGACGGTGCGCCGACTCGCGTTCGAGCCCGAGCAGAGCCCGATCCGTCGGCTGAACTACATGATCGCCGTGTACAGACTGCCCGAGCCGATACCCGGCTACCGCCCGCAGGACGGGCTGAGCATGATCGAGGCGGGCCGATCGGTGTGGGTGTTCTCGTTCGCCGACCGTCCGCCGTCGGTGATGTTCTCCTACCGCACCGACGACGTGGACGCCGAGTTCACCCGGCCGGCCATCGACTCGCTGCGCGCCGCCTACGGCCCCCAGCCCACCGGCTCCACGCTCGGTTGGCTGCTCGACCAGTTCGAGAAGGCCCCGGACCACCTGTTCGACTCCGCCGAGCAGGTGCACCTCGACCACTGGCACCGCGGCCGAGTCGTGCTCGTCGGCGACGCCGCGTGGTGCCTGACCGTCTACTCCGCCATGGGGGCATCCACCGGCCTCGCCGGGGCGGACCTGCTCGGCACCATGCTGGAACGCCACCCCCACGACGTGCCACGAGCACTGCAGGACTGGGAGGACCACCTGCGCCCGTTCATCGAACACCACCTCGGCAGCGCTGTGGGCCAGCGCAGTTTCTTCACCCCAGGCAACCGCGCCGAGTTGCTGCTTCGGTCCGTGATGCTCCGCCTCGCCCGGCTGCCGATCGCCGGCCGGCTGCTCGCCAGGACGAGGACCAACAATGCGCGGATGAAAGGCCTGGATATCGCCGCCGCTGCAGCGTGA
- a CDS encoding NAD(P)/FAD-dependent oxidoreductase, with translation MNDKETQETTAVATPADASDALAEGTVDAVVIGGGAAGLNGALILARSRRSVVVIDSGSPRNAPAEAVHGLLALDGTPPSEILRRGREQVRQYGGRVIHGQVVSAGPAAPSADGDLRFTVTLADGRHLTARRILVATGVKDVLPEVPGLAQHWGHSVVHCPYCHGWEVRDEPIGVLATGPASIGPALLFRQLTEDLTYFTNETDLDEDTRTRFAARGIRVIDTPVTEIVNDEDGALAGVRLADGQFVARRVLGVVPQMQARTKGLEGLNLPIQDLPTGRTFASGTDGTTEVPGVWVAGNVTDPVAQVGASAAAGALAGIDINKKLAVADTDAALQKITA, from the coding sequence ATGAACGACAAGGAAACGCAGGAGACCACGGCTGTGGCCACTCCCGCAGACGCGAGCGACGCACTGGCCGAGGGGACCGTCGACGCGGTGGTGATCGGCGGGGGCGCCGCGGGGCTGAACGGTGCACTGATCCTCGCCCGCTCCCGCCGCTCGGTCGTCGTGATCGACAGCGGCTCCCCGCGCAACGCACCCGCCGAGGCCGTGCACGGCCTCCTCGCCCTGGACGGCACCCCGCCGTCCGAGATCCTTCGACGGGGCCGGGAGCAGGTGCGCCAGTACGGCGGACGCGTCATCCACGGCCAGGTGGTCTCGGCCGGGCCCGCCGCCCCCTCGGCGGACGGGGACCTGCGCTTCACCGTCACCCTGGCCGACGGCCGCCACCTCACCGCCCGCCGCATCCTGGTCGCCACCGGCGTGAAGGACGTACTCCCGGAGGTGCCCGGGCTCGCCCAGCACTGGGGACACAGTGTGGTGCACTGCCCGTACTGCCACGGCTGGGAGGTACGCGACGAACCCATCGGCGTCCTCGCCACCGGCCCCGCTTCCATCGGCCCCGCACTGTTGTTCCGCCAGCTGACCGAGGACCTCACCTACTTCACCAACGAAACCGACCTCGACGAGGACACCCGCACCCGCTTCGCCGCCCGCGGCATCCGCGTCATCGACACCCCGGTCACCGAGATCGTCAACGACGAGGACGGTGCCCTCGCCGGGGTGCGCCTGGCCGACGGCCAGTTCGTGGCCCGCCGCGTCCTCGGGGTCGTCCCGCAGATGCAGGCCCGCACAAAGGGCCTGGAAGGCCTGAACCTGCCGATACAGGACCTGCCCACGGGCCGCACTTTCGCCTCCGGCACAGACGGCACCACCGAGGTGCCGGGTGTGTGGGTGGCCGGCAACGTCACCGATCCGGTCGCCCAGGTCGGGGCCTCCGCAGCAGCCGGCGCACTCGCCGGCATCGACATCAACAAGAAACTGGCCGTCGCGGACACCGACGCGGCCCTCCAGAAGATCACCGCGTAA
- a CDS encoding alpha/beta fold hydrolase yields MTQATQRPPFGEDSPAGGSQATDRVRRRTVQAGGLEVPILEAGSGPLVVLLHGFPDHAASWTGTLDRLAQEGYWAVAPAQRGYWPGGAAPDGSYRIASTGQDVLTLIEALGREQADLIGHDFGAAAAYAAASLDARRVRKLVTMAVPHGRQLLNALVADGDQQRRSWYMFFFQTAMAEAAVERDDFAFIDRLWREWSPGYELPDAERAALKETLGAPGVLTEILGYYRQLFTPPADEAAQALQARAFGTITVPSLYLHGADDNCMTVELSDGMDDLFTNGFERVVIPGAGHFLHLEQPKTVADHILGFLNR; encoded by the coding sequence ATGACACAGGCGACCCAGCGACCGCCCTTTGGCGAGGACTCCCCGGCCGGGGGGTCCCAGGCGACCGACCGCGTCCGTCGTCGGACGGTTCAGGCAGGCGGACTGGAGGTTCCGATCCTCGAGGCCGGCAGCGGGCCGCTCGTGGTGCTCCTCCACGGGTTTCCCGACCACGCCGCCAGCTGGACAGGGACCCTCGACCGCCTCGCCCAGGAAGGGTACTGGGCGGTCGCGCCCGCACAGCGCGGATACTGGCCCGGCGGCGCGGCCCCCGACGGCTCCTACCGCATTGCCTCGACCGGTCAGGACGTCCTGACCCTGATCGAAGCGCTCGGGCGCGAGCAGGCGGATCTCATCGGCCACGACTTCGGCGCCGCGGCGGCGTACGCGGCAGCGAGCCTCGACGCCAGACGGGTCCGCAAGCTGGTCACCATGGCGGTTCCCCATGGCCGTCAACTGCTGAACGCACTGGTCGCCGACGGTGACCAGCAGCGACGCAGCTGGTACATGTTCTTCTTCCAGACCGCCATGGCGGAGGCGGCCGTCGAGCGCGACGACTTCGCCTTCATCGACCGGCTGTGGCGGGAATGGTCACCCGGTTACGAGCTGCCGGACGCGGAGCGCGCCGCGCTCAAGGAAACCCTGGGTGCTCCAGGAGTCCTGACCGAGATCCTCGGCTACTACCGCCAGTTGTTCACGCCCCCCGCGGACGAGGCGGCCCAAGCCCTGCAAGCCCGGGCCTTCGGCACCATCACCGTCCCGTCGCTCTACCTCCACGGCGCCGACGACAACTGCATGACCGTGGAGTTGAGCGACGGCATGGACGACCTGTTCACGAACGGCTTCGAACGCGTCGTCATACCCGGCGCAGGGCACTTCCTGCACCTCGAACAGCCCAAGACGGTCGCCGACCACATCCTCGGCTTCCTGAACCGCTGA
- a CDS encoding methyltransferase domain-containing protein, whose amino-acid sequence MLAVLDAMDQMPSASLLRARSYELLSLVPGSSVVDVGCGAGRAVAELAERGVHAVGVDPDPWILAEARKRWPGAEFREAGAEDLPFADGSVRGYRADKVFQFLQEPWRAVTEARRVLCPGGRIALVGQDWDAIMIDSDDAALTRTIVHARADLLGTPRAARQYRNLLLDGGFNDVTVEVHTSVFTDPAMLSLPTMLAESACTIGAVSRDQADEWLAEQRRRAEADRFLIALPYFVAAASA is encoded by the coding sequence ATGCTGGCCGTCCTCGACGCGATGGACCAGATGCCGAGCGCCAGCCTGCTGCGGGCCCGCTCCTACGAGCTGCTGTCTCTTGTCCCGGGCTCGTCCGTCGTGGACGTCGGCTGCGGTGCCGGGCGGGCCGTCGCCGAGCTGGCCGAGCGTGGCGTCCACGCGGTGGGCGTGGATCCCGATCCGTGGATCCTGGCCGAGGCCCGGAAACGGTGGCCGGGGGCCGAGTTCCGGGAAGCGGGGGCGGAGGATCTGCCGTTCGCCGACGGAAGTGTGCGCGGCTACCGTGCCGACAAGGTCTTCCAATTCCTTCAGGAGCCGTGGCGCGCGGTGACGGAAGCGCGGCGCGTCCTCTGCCCGGGCGGCAGGATCGCCCTGGTCGGGCAGGACTGGGACGCCATCATGATCGACTCTGATGACGCGGCGCTCACCCGCACGATCGTGCACGCCCGCGCCGACCTCCTGGGCACCCCCCGCGCCGCCCGCCAGTACCGCAACCTGCTCCTGGACGGCGGCTTCAACGACGTCACCGTCGAGGTGCACACCAGCGTGTTCACCGATCCAGCGATGCTGTCATTGCCCACCATGCTCGCCGAGTCGGCCTGCACGATCGGTGCCGTCAGCCGTGACCAGGCCGATGAGTGGCTCGCCGAACAGCGCCGACGCGCCGAGGCCGACCGCTTCCTCATCGCCCTTCCGTACTTCGTGGCTGCCGCCTCCGCCTAG
- a CDS encoding alpha/beta fold hydrolase, which produces MSDSTDDLFTNGFERIVIPGAGHFQHLEQPKTVADHILGFLNS; this is translated from the coding sequence TTGAGCGACAGCACGGACGACCTGTTCACGAACGGCTTCGAACGCATCGTCATACCCGGCGCGGGGCACTTCCAGCACCTCGAACAGCCCAAGACGGTCGCCGACCACATCCTCGGCTTCCTGAACAGCTGA
- a CDS encoding maleylpyruvate isomerase family mycothiol-dependent enzyme: protein MTEAADRIIDALRSGHDHLAAVVHRLTTADLTRPSGASEWDVSQVLGHLGSGAEIGLAVLEGAMGGTGAPDGDFNKSVWARWDAMTPAEHAEGFVTANQALVERYEGLDAGARSDLRIDLGFLPAPVDVATAAGLRLGELTHHSWDVEVAFDPSTTLASAAIGPLLDQAGMMLGFIGKADALENRPVAVAVHTTAPERAFGLSVGETVALTGEPENADAVLTAPAEWWLRLVAGRHAPAHTPSSVTLTGDTVTLDDLRRIFPGF from the coding sequence ATGACTGAAGCCGCAGACCGGATCATCGACGCCCTGCGCAGCGGGCACGACCACCTCGCCGCTGTGGTGCACAGACTCACCACGGCCGATCTCACCCGCCCGTCCGGCGCGTCGGAGTGGGACGTCTCCCAGGTGCTCGGCCATCTGGGCAGCGGCGCCGAAATAGGCCTGGCCGTACTGGAGGGCGCGATGGGCGGTACGGGTGCCCCCGACGGCGACTTCAACAAGTCGGTGTGGGCCCGCTGGGACGCGATGACCCCGGCCGAGCACGCCGAAGGCTTCGTCACCGCCAACCAGGCGCTGGTCGAACGCTACGAGGGCCTCGACGCGGGGGCCCGCAGCGACCTCCGGATCGACCTCGGCTTCCTGCCCGCGCCGGTGGACGTCGCGACCGCGGCGGGGCTCCGGCTCGGTGAGCTCACCCACCACTCGTGGGACGTCGAGGTGGCCTTCGACCCGTCGACGACCCTGGCGTCCGCCGCGATCGGGCCGCTCCTCGACCAGGCCGGCATGATGCTGGGCTTCATCGGCAAGGCGGACGCCCTGGAGAACCGCCCCGTCGCCGTCGCGGTGCACACCACCGCACCCGAGCGCGCCTTCGGTCTCTCGGTCGGCGAGACGGTCGCGCTCACCGGCGAACCCGAGAACGCCGACGCCGTGCTGACGGCTCCCGCCGAGTGGTGGCTGCGACTCGTCGCCGGTCGGCACGCCCCCGCCCACACCCCCTCTTCCGTGACCCTCACCGGTGACACCGTCACCCTCGACGACCTGCGCAGGATTTTCCCCGGGTTCTGA